In the genome of Solidesulfovibrio sp., one region contains:
- a CDS encoding efflux RND transporter permease subunit → MNPSEILPLRVSRHQFARTLNGSGVGQRELFGAEYAMRIWLDPDKLFQYSLTVGDVTSAVAAQNIQVSTGELGGLPAHKGQRLNATIIGPSRMESVGEVVKTLLEAIVLVFLVMFVFLQNFRATLIPTIAVPVVLYGGRRPSSGGGASQRSGRCAAVPAAHRP, encoded by the coding sequence ATGAATCCCTCGGAGATCTTACCCCTCCGAGTCTCTCGCCATCAATTCGCCAGAACTCTCAACGGTTCCGGGGTCGGCCAACGCGAACTGTTCGGCGCCGAGTATGCCATGCGCATCTGGCTCGATCCGGACAAACTCTTTCAGTATTCGTTGACAGTCGGCGACGTGACCAGCGCCGTGGCCGCCCAGAACATCCAGGTTTCCACCGGCGAGTTGGGCGGTCTGCCCGCCCACAAAGGGCAACGTCTCAATGCCACCATCATCGGCCCAAGCCGCATGGAATCGGTGGGGGAAGTCGTGAAGACGTTGCTTGAAGCCATCGTGCTCGTCTTCCTCGTCATGTTCGTTTTCTTGCAGAACTTCCGGGCCACGCTCATTCCCACCATAGCCGTCCCCGTCGTCCTGTATGGCGGGCGGAGACCCTCGTCTGGTGGCGGTGCGTCCCAACGGTCTGGACGATGCGCCGCAGTACCGGCTGCGCATCGACCGTGA
- a CDS encoding efflux RND transporter permease subunit gives MAVRPNGLDDAPQYRLRIDREKARALGVSISDVNDTLPGAFGSLYINQFTRGGRVKQVYVQGEADARMLPSDLSKWYARNTSGSMVPFDAFLTGSWTLGPQKVEGYNGLTSCEILGSSAPGVSTGEAMAAMEELAAKLPRGIRLEWTGLSFEKKKAGSQTGPLYAISLVLILLCLAALYESWPIPFAVLLVVPLGVIGTIAATLMRGLDNGIYFQVGLLTTVGLAVKNAILIVAFAKDFYDSGMPLTQAALKAARERLRPILMTSIAFILGTLPLAVATGAGAGSRIAIGIAVVGGMISSTVLAVFFVPVFFVVVLRLFRAKPRTA, from the coding sequence GTGGCGGTGCGTCCCAACGGTCTGGACGATGCGCCGCAGTACCGGCTGCGCATCGACCGTGAAAAAGCCCGCGCCCTTGGCGTGTCGATCAGCGACGTGAACGATACCCTCCCGGGGGCGTTTGGTTCGCTGTATATCAATCAGTTCACGCGGGGCGGCCGGGTCAAGCAGGTCTACGTTCAGGGCGAGGCCGATGCCCGCATGCTCCCGTCGGATTTGTCCAAGTGGTACGCGCGCAACACCTCGGGCAGCATGGTGCCGTTCGATGCGTTTCTCACAGGAAGCTGGACCCTGGGACCGCAGAAGGTGGAAGGCTACAACGGCCTGACTTCTTGTGAAATTCTCGGCTCTTCCGCACCCGGCGTCAGTACGGGCGAAGCCATGGCGGCTATGGAAGAACTGGCCGCCAAATTGCCGCGCGGCATACGTCTCGAGTGGACCGGGCTGTCGTTTGAGAAAAAGAAGGCCGGAAGTCAGACCGGTCCCCTATACGCCATCTCCCTCGTCCTGATTCTCTTGTGTCTGGCGGCGCTGTATGAAAGCTGGCCGATCCCGTTCGCCGTTCTTCTGGTGGTGCCCCTTGGCGTCATAGGCACTATTGCCGCCACACTTATGCGCGGTTTGGACAACGGCATCTATTTTCAGGTTGGGCTACTGACCACCGTCGGTCTGGCCGTAAAAAATGCCATCTTGATCGTCGCATTCGCCAAGGACTTCTACGATTCCGGAATGCCGCTGACGCAGGCCGCCCTCAAAGCGGCTCGGGAACGGTTGCGTCCCATCCTGATGACCTCCATAGCCTTCATTCTTGGAACGCTCCCCTTGGCCGTGGCCACGGGAGCAGGGGCCGGGAGCCGTATCGCCATCGGAATCGCCGTTGTCGGCGGCATGATCAGTTCCACGGTACTGGCAGTCTTTTTCGTGCCGGTATTTTTTGTTGTCGTGCTGCGATTGTTTCGGGCAAAGCCTCGGACGGCGTAA
- a CDS encoding nucleotidyltransferase domain-containing protein, which yields MKFGLSEQTIEKITSVFATHPEVEKVVLYGSRAKGTYKPGSDIDLTLYGNEISLEQKNRILDELDELDLPYSIDLSVFSQLNHVQLRDHIERVGVVFYARHLDSCVGCHTT from the coding sequence ATGAAATTCGGGCTCAGCGAGCAAACAATAGAAAAGATCACCTCGGTTTTCGCAACGCACCCAGAGGTTGAAAAGGTGGTGCTTTATGGCTCACGGGCCAAGGGTACGTACAAGCCAGGTTCGGATATTGATTTGACCCTTTACGGCAACGAAATTTCCCTGGAGCAAAAGAACCGGATTCTCGATGAACTTGATGAGCTTGATCTGCCCTATAGTATTGATCTTTCGGTATTCAGTCAGTTGAACCACGTCCAGTTACGCGATCACATTGAACGTGTTGGCGTTGTGTTCTATGCTCGCCACCTTGATAGCTGCGTTGGCTGTCACACCACATGA
- a CDS encoding nucleotidyltransferase substrate binding protein has product MPEDIRWKQRFNNYLKALQTLSDAVELAQKRTLSVLEEQGVIQSFEFTHELAWNVLKDYLEYQGIRDIVGSRGAVREAFKNGLIEDGDTWMTMIRDRNLSSHTYDQGTAQDIIKRILEKHHPAFLKMSKRFSSLYEQSGNE; this is encoded by the coding sequence ATGCCGGAAGACATTCGCTGGAAACAGCGGTTTAACAACTACTTGAAAGCGCTCCAGACGCTTTCCGACGCCGTGGAACTGGCTCAAAAACGGACACTCTCGGTGCTGGAAGAGCAGGGAGTGATTCAGTCTTTTGAATTCACGCACGAACTAGCCTGGAATGTCTTGAAGGATTACCTTGAGTACCAAGGCATCAGGGACATCGTCGGTTCAAGAGGGGCCGTTCGCGAGGCGTTCAAGAATGGATTGATTGAAGATGGCGACACATGGATGACGATGATCCGGGACAGAAATCTTTCCTCTCACACCTACGATCAGGGGACGGCCCAAGACATCATCAAGAGAATCCTGGAGAAACATCATCCGGCTTTTCTGAAGATGTCAAAAAGATTCAGTAGTCTCTACGAACAATCTGGAAACGAATGA
- a CDS encoding MFS transporter: MPAFFISRRLPDFSWNQWLICGIAATGFAFDTYELLMLPLIVKPALLELGGIQPGSPSYSLWFGLLFYIPALAGGLFGLLGGYLTDCFGRKRVLTISILLYAFAAFVAGFSISLPMLLVLRCLVFIGVSVEFVAAVAWLAELFPEQQREGILGITQVFSSLGGVMVAVANGIVTAWSTNSPAPLLLGFHLPALQLPAIATPPVLDLFGSIANPHAHWRYTLMSGLIPAIPLLLVRPFLPESPLWMEKRKTGQLQRPNITELFNQSLRKTTIVVTLMFMLSYAAFYGAIAQVTQIIPGLPEVQADVAAALRQRLPDSLRDKFVAQWRGAGKTGAETAQLLRAEERRIASAVEQAHAAQIMKAPEFGGLLGRFALAALAVIVVSRRRLLRMFLLPGLVVMPLTFAWAGVTSISWLEYGIFLAGFLTVGQFSFWGNYLPQAFPLHLRGTGESFAANIGGRMIGTSFAALTQWIAYWLPGSASNPTRIAYAAAAIAFSCYLLNIVASFWLPEPGVRDLSK; encoded by the coding sequence ATGCCAGCATTTTTCATATCGCGACGCCTTCCGGATTTTTCCTGGAATCAATGGCTGATCTGCGGAATAGCAGCTACAGGGTTTGCTTTTGATACGTATGAATTGTTGATGCTGCCCTTGATCGTAAAGCCGGCTCTTCTCGAACTCGGCGGAATTCAGCCTGGTTCACCTTCATATAGTCTCTGGTTCGGCCTGTTGTTCTATATACCAGCCTTGGCGGGTGGGTTATTTGGTCTTCTGGGAGGGTACCTGACGGACTGCTTTGGACGAAAGAGAGTCTTGACCATAAGCATCCTTCTCTATGCCTTCGCCGCTTTTGTTGCCGGATTCTCGATCTCCTTGCCGATGCTCCTGGTGTTACGCTGCCTTGTCTTCATCGGCGTCAGCGTGGAATTCGTGGCGGCGGTAGCCTGGCTCGCAGAACTTTTTCCCGAACAACAACGTGAGGGAATATTGGGGATAACGCAGGTTTTTTCTTCACTGGGGGGCGTTATGGTCGCCGTGGCCAACGGCATCGTGACAGCCTGGTCCACAAACAGCCCCGCCCCGCTCTTGCTCGGTTTCCATCTTCCGGCCCTGCAATTGCCGGCCATTGCTACACCCCCTGTCCTCGACCTGTTTGGCTCCATTGCCAACCCGCACGCGCATTGGCGCTACACGCTGATGTCCGGCCTCATTCCGGCTATTCCGTTGCTTCTGGTCAGGCCGTTTCTCCCGGAATCGCCACTGTGGATGGAGAAACGGAAAACGGGACAGCTGCAACGTCCAAATATCACTGAACTTTTCAACCAGAGTCTACGCAAGACCACCATTGTCGTCACCCTGATGTTCATGCTGAGCTACGCGGCATTTTATGGCGCCATCGCGCAGGTAACACAGATCATACCCGGTCTGCCGGAGGTGCAGGCGGATGTCGCCGCCGCGTTGCGGCAACGATTGCCGGATTCCCTGCGGGACAAATTCGTCGCGCAATGGCGTGGCGCGGGAAAAACCGGAGCGGAAACAGCGCAGTTGCTCAGAGCCGAAGAGCGCCGCATCGCTTCGGCTGTCGAACAGGCGCACGCCGCGCAGATAATGAAGGCCCCGGAATTCGGTGGTCTCCTGGGGCGTTTTGCCCTGGCCGCCCTGGCCGTCATTGTGGTCAGTCGGCGACGACTGCTGCGCATGTTCCTCCTGCCGGGCCTTGTCGTGATGCCTCTGACATTCGCCTGGGCCGGGGTGACCAGCATCTCCTGGCTGGAATACGGCATTTTCCTGGCTGGATTCCTGACCGTTGGCCAATTCAGCTTTTGGGGCAACTATCTGCCCCAGGCGTTTCCGCTCCATTTGCGGGGCACAGGGGAAAGCTTCGCCGCCAACATCGGCGGGCGCATGATCGGCACATCCTTCGCCGCCCTCACGCAGTGGATTGCCTATTGGCTGCCGGGAAGCGCCTCGAATCCCACCAGGATCGCTTATGCGGCTGCCGCAATAGCCTTCTCCTGCTATCTCCTCAACATCGTAGCCTCTTTTTGGCTGCCGGAACCAGGTGTCCGTGACCTGTCAAAATGA
- a CDS encoding class I adenylate-forming enzyme family protein has translation MLIWDIVERTAALMPDHIAVATDEQEVTYRRLAMDVDRLAAGFCALGLQSGDRIALLLPSGIELVMAFLAASRASLIVVPLPLDAPPSLHGLYLSDACPKALVTDHSLLSTLPEASLTQVEAVVLTAGQAPGSTDYAHLMGLEPNNSPKGNTLCKDPLGLLVFSSGTTGRPKGIVHTQARLVERAEHLVNTLMLTDKDKTLLVFSPMRTPCLVYQLLAMLRVGGTVVLAGQPDSDMFWKRYAQMRPTYTVVMPALARRLFEHPAASVDHSHVRFWITTGDHPEPELVRKAEQTTGKPMLNLYGLTETGLVVAHPLNGPRKMGAMGKPLCGVDTRLVDAAGRDVKQGETGRLLVRTRNWMVGYWNDTLRTHQAIGSGWFDTQDLVCMDEDGYYWFRGRVQDVIVRNAINVASALVTDVLLEHPAVAEAVLVGVPDVIAGQVPVAFYCLKQTCDDPGEATLRALVAARVDPESIPVSFHRIAQWPLSQRGKVDRAGLIRIAQARSQTN, from the coding sequence ATGCTGATCTGGGATATCGTTGAGCGCACCGCCGCCCTCATGCCTGACCACATCGCTGTGGCCACCGACGAACAGGAAGTGACGTATCGCCGCCTTGCCATGGATGTGGATCGGTTGGCGGCTGGTTTTTGTGCTTTAGGGCTGCAATCTGGTGACAGGATCGCTTTATTGCTTCCAAGCGGTATTGAACTCGTCATGGCGTTTCTCGCCGCAAGCCGCGCTTCATTGATTGTTGTCCCCTTGCCGCTTGATGCTCCTCCTTCATTGCATGGGTTATATTTGTCAGATGCCTGTCCAAAAGCTCTCGTGACGGACCATTCGTTGCTTTCGACCTTGCCTGAGGCGTCGCTCACGCAAGTTGAGGCTGTTGTCCTCACGGCAGGGCAAGCCCCCGGGAGCACGGATTATGCCCATCTCATGGGCCTTGAGCCGAATAATTCCCCAAAAGGAAACACCCTCTGCAAGGATCCCCTCGGATTGCTCGTTTTCAGCTCCGGCACGACCGGACGCCCCAAAGGGATAGTGCACACGCAAGCTCGTCTTGTGGAGCGGGCTGAACACCTCGTCAACACACTGATGCTGACGGACAAGGACAAAACGCTCCTGGTGTTTTCCCCCATGCGAACACCCTGTCTCGTCTATCAGTTGTTGGCCATGTTGCGCGTCGGGGGGACCGTAGTCCTGGCCGGGCAGCCGGACAGCGACATGTTTTGGAAGCGCTACGCCCAGATGCGACCGACATACACCGTCGTTATGCCCGCCTTGGCCCGCCGGCTTTTCGAACACCCGGCCGCCTCGGTTGACCATTCCCACGTCAGGTTCTGGATAACGACGGGGGATCATCCAGAGCCAGAATTGGTTCGAAAGGCGGAGCAGACGACGGGAAAGCCCATGCTCAATCTGTACGGGTTGACGGAGACCGGGCTCGTCGTCGCCCATCCCCTCAATGGTCCTCGGAAAATGGGGGCCATGGGCAAGCCCCTTTGCGGCGTTGACACGCGTCTGGTGGATGCGGCCGGACGCGATGTCAAACAGGGAGAAACCGGCCGCCTGCTGGTGCGTACGAGAAACTGGATGGTTGGATATTGGAACGACACGTTGCGTACCCATCAAGCCATCGGTTCGGGGTGGTTTGATACCCAGGACCTCGTCTGCATGGACGAAGACGGCTACTATTGGTTCCGGGGCCGGGTCCAGGATGTGATCGTCCGCAACGCCATCAACGTCGCTTCCGCGCTTGTGACGGATGTGCTGCTCGAACATCCCGCCGTTGCGGAGGCTGTCCTTGTGGGCGTGCCCGACGTCATCGCCGGCCAGGTTCCCGTGGCGTTCTATTGTCTCAAGCAGACGTGCGACGACCCTGGAGAGGCAACCCTTCGCGCCTTGGTGGCCGCCCGGGTCGATCCCGAATCCATTCCGGTGTCCTTTCACCGGATTGCCCAATGGCCCCTGTCCCAACGGGGCAAGGTCGACCGGGCAGGCCTTATCCGTATTGCCCAGGCCAGGAGCCAGACGAATTGA
- a CDS encoding transposase, with translation MPTRPGCAKAIGRNGYKIHAATDSRDGFVRGGHATPADRSDTEEFVTVLDEVGIRAGESVYADKGYSEPQTCWLPVGWVILPFFFA, from the coding sequence ATGCCGACGCGGCCTGGCTGCGCAAAGGCAATTGGGCGTAATGGTTACAAGATCCATGCCGCCACGGACAGTCGGGATGGTTTTGTGCGCGGCGGGCATGCCACGCCGGCCGATCGGTCCGATACGGAAGAATTCGTCACCGTGTTGGACGAAGTCGGAATCAGGGCTGGCGAGAGCGTCTACGCGGACAAGGGGTACAGCGAGCCGCAGACGTGTTGGCTGCCCGTTGGCTGGGTAATCCTCCCCTTTTTCTTTGCCTAA
- the tnpA gene encoding IS66 family insertion sequence element accessory protein TnpA, with the protein MRRSRFSEKQIISILKQVEAGMTVAAVCRQHGIADATFYKWQSKFGGLEVTEARRLRELGE; encoded by the coding sequence ATGAGGAGGAGCCGTTTCAGCGAGAAGCAAATCATCAGTATTTTAAAGCAAGTCGAGGCAGGCATGACGGTTGCCGCTGTGTGCCGTCAGCATGGGATCGCCGACGCGACGTTTTACAAATGGCAGAGCAAATTCGGCGGATTGGAAGTGACCGAGGCACGTCGACTGCGAGAACTTGGGGAGTAA
- a CDS encoding formamidase encodes MGSIGSVSRPTEGMLMGLIQYPVPVVNSKRDIEASIDRICEATANTKAGYPGMDLIVWPEYSTQGLNTKKWVTEEFLLDVPGPVTEKYAQTCKENDIWGVFSLMERNPDPSKMPYNTAIIINNKGEIVLKYRKLNPWVPVEPWLPGDLGQPVCDGPGGSKLSLCICHDGMFPEQAREAAYKGCNVYIRISGYSTQVNDQWILTNRSNAWHNLMYTAAVNLAGYDGVFYYFGEGQITNFDGTTLVQGHRNPWEIVTGEVYPKMADQARTDWALENNIFNVGTRGYVAVPGGVKECPYTWIKDFAKGEYHLPWEDKIRVKDGSFYGYPTKGGRFGL; translated from the coding sequence ATGGGAAGCATCGGTAGCGTGAGTCGTCCTACGGAAGGCATGTTGATGGGCTTGATCCAGTATCCCGTTCCTGTCGTCAACTCCAAGCGCGACATCGAAGCCAGCATCGACAGAATCTGCGAAGCGACAGCCAATACAAAGGCTGGCTATCCTGGAATGGACCTCATCGTATGGCCAGAGTACAGCACCCAGGGTCTTAACACGAAAAAGTGGGTGACTGAAGAGTTCCTGCTCGACGTGCCCGGCCCCGTCACGGAAAAGTACGCCCAGACCTGCAAGGAAAACGACATTTGGGGCGTCTTCTCCCTCATGGAGCGCAATCCCGATCCCTCCAAGATGCCCTACAACACGGCCATCATCATCAACAACAAGGGCGAAATCGTCCTCAAGTACCGCAAGCTCAATCCCTGGGTGCCGGTGGAGCCCTGGCTGCCCGGCGACCTCGGTCAGCCCGTGTGCGACGGCCCCGGCGGCAGCAAGCTGTCCCTGTGCATCTGCCATGACGGCATGTTCCCCGAACAGGCCCGCGAAGCCGCCTACAAGGGCTGCAACGTCTACATCCGCATCTCCGGGTACAGCACCCAGGTCAACGACCAGTGGATCCTGACCAACCGCTCCAACGCCTGGCACAACCTGATGTACACCGCGGCCGTCAACCTGGCCGGCTACGATGGCGTCTTCTACTACTTCGGCGAAGGCCAGATCACCAACTTCGACGGCACCACCCTCGTCCAGGGCCATCGTAATCCCTGGGAAATCGTGACCGGCGAAGTCTATCCGAAGATGGCCGACCAGGCCCGCACCGACTGGGCTCTGGAAAACAACATCTTCAACGTCGGAACCCGCGGCTACGTGGCCGTTCCCGGCGGCGTCAAGGAATGCCCCTACACCTGGATCAAGGACTTCGCCAAGGGCGAGTACCACCTGCCCTGGGAAGACAAGATCCGCGTCAAGGACGGCTCCTTCTACGGCTATCCGACCAAGGGCGGCCGTTTCGGACTCTAG
- a CDS encoding OFA family MFS transporter yields MEKVKNRWLIALSAVGIHLSIGSVYAYSVMTIPLNKLHGWLKSDVTFAFSIAILFLGFSAAFLGPWVERMGPRNSGRLAAVFYSLGIIGSGLAVKFGSLSLFILSYGVIGGIGLGVGYITPVSTLVKWFPDRRGLATGMAIMGFGFAAMLFGPIMAKLFQVMDIWKVYILLGAVYFCLITCSSLYIAPPPKGWLPKGMREAPVGADGEPAPKRAVRRDLAQMTVKEAIRTKRFYFMWVMLFINITCGIALISVASPMAQEVTGMSAMQAAAMVGLMGLFNGGGRIGWASFSDIIGRPVTFMAFFVIQVVAFLALSTVTDAFVFQCLIMLILTCYGGGFSTLPAFLGDMFGTKQLGTIHGFELTAWGIAGIVGPTIVTKVLEATGSYTTTLHIFAGFLAFAFLVSCLMAREIKAKRQWYAQQQSEEGVSA; encoded by the coding sequence ATGGAAAAAGTTAAAAATCGTTGGCTGATCGCATTGTCAGCCGTTGGCATACATCTCTCTATCGGTTCGGTCTACGCCTACAGCGTCATGACTATTCCCCTCAACAAGCTCCATGGCTGGCTCAAAAGCGACGTGACGTTCGCCTTCAGCATCGCCATCCTCTTTCTCGGTTTTTCCGCCGCGTTCCTCGGTCCCTGGGTGGAGCGCATGGGCCCCCGCAACTCCGGCAGGCTGGCCGCGGTGTTCTATTCCCTAGGCATCATCGGTTCCGGGCTGGCGGTCAAATTCGGCTCCCTGTCGCTTTTCATCCTGAGCTACGGCGTGATCGGCGGCATCGGCCTCGGCGTCGGTTACATCACCCCCGTGTCCACCCTAGTCAAATGGTTCCCTGACCGGCGCGGCTTGGCCACGGGCATGGCCATCATGGGTTTCGGATTCGCGGCCATGCTCTTTGGCCCCATCATGGCCAAGCTCTTCCAGGTCATGGACATCTGGAAGGTCTACATCCTGCTTGGCGCGGTCTATTTCTGTCTCATCACCTGCTCCTCCCTCTATATCGCGCCCCCGCCCAAGGGGTGGCTCCCCAAGGGCATGCGCGAGGCACCGGTCGGGGCGGACGGCGAACCCGCCCCGAAACGGGCCGTGCGACGGGACTTGGCCCAGATGACGGTCAAGGAGGCCATCCGCACGAAGCGCTTCTACTTCATGTGGGTCATGCTTTTTATCAACATCACCTGCGGCATCGCCCTGATCTCGGTGGCCTCGCCCATGGCCCAGGAGGTCACGGGCATGAGCGCCATGCAGGCCGCGGCCATGGTCGGGCTGATGGGACTCTTCAACGGCGGCGGCAGGATCGGGTGGGCCAGTTTTTCCGACATCATCGGACGCCCGGTCACCTTCATGGCCTTTTTCGTCATCCAGGTCGTCGCCTTCCTGGCCCTGTCCACGGTCACCGACGCCTTTGTCTTCCAGTGCCTGATCATGCTGATTCTAACCTGCTACGGCGGCGGCTTCTCCACCCTGCCCGCCTTCCTCGGCGATATGTTCGGCACCAAGCAGCTCGGCACCATCCACGGCTTCGAACTGACGGCCTGGGGCATCGCCGGCATCGTCGGACCGACCATCGTGACCAAAGTGCTCGAGGCCACCGGAAGCTACACCACGACCCTGCACATCTTCGCCGGCTTCCTGGCTTTCGCCTTTCTGGTGTCCTGCCTGATGGCCAGGGAGATCAAGGCCAAGCGGCAATGGTACGCGCAGCAGCAAAGCGAGGAGGGGGTCTCGGCGTAA
- a CDS encoding zinc ribbon domain-containing protein produces MPLYEYFCRECQSEFEVLAPMGEATATCPNCRSIDTRRFPSMTHYRHADHWQKDMMGALARSQERDQQKAEAKRT; encoded by the coding sequence ATGCCCCTTTACGAATACTTCTGTCGGGAATGCCAGTCGGAATTCGAAGTGCTGGCCCCAATGGGCGAGGCGACGGCGACATGCCCGAACTGCCGGTCCATCGATACCCGGCGGTTTCCCTCCATGACGCACTACCGTCATGCAGACCATTGGCAAAAGGACATGATGGGCGCCCTGGCCAGGTCCCAGGAGCGCGACCAGCAAAAAGCGGAAGCAAAAAGAACCTGA
- a CDS encoding urea transporter, producing the protein MTTDSTILNNPFVSFFDSVCRGCGQVMFQNSPITGFLFFAGIFYNSVTLGVCAVLGTMASTLTAHLLGADRDAIKAGLFGFNGTLAGIALPFYFAFDPVLLVYVIVNGAFSTIIMASLMRFLSKWGVPALTAPFVLATWLLMFGVYRFAVLTPGSLIAPVVPDPHAIAAAGGFAAMALFEGVAKGVAEVMFQDNSVTGIIFIVAILANSRISAVFAVLGSLVGLLTGLALGAGETPLRLGLYGYNSVLCAIALGGVFYFLTWKSVVYALGCMILGAIATASISVFLSPIGMPALTWPFIMVTWFFLFAGSLFKNLKEVPAEKCGTPEHNLRLEEAGAISPS; encoded by the coding sequence ATGACCACCGATTCGACGATACTCAACAATCCCTTCGTGTCGTTTTTCGATTCCGTCTGCCGCGGCTGCGGGCAGGTCATGTTCCAGAACAGTCCGATCACCGGGTTCCTGTTCTTCGCCGGAATCTTCTACAACTCCGTCACCCTCGGCGTCTGCGCCGTGCTCGGCACCATGGCCTCGACACTGACCGCCCACCTGCTTGGCGCGGACCGGGACGCCATCAAAGCGGGCCTTTTTGGTTTCAACGGCACCCTGGCCGGCATCGCCCTGCCCTTCTACTTCGCCTTCGATCCGGTCCTTCTCGTGTACGTGATCGTCAATGGGGCCTTTTCCACCATCATCATGGCCTCGCTGATGCGTTTCCTCTCCAAATGGGGCGTTCCCGCCCTGACCGCGCCCTTCGTGCTCGCCACCTGGCTTCTGATGTTCGGCGTATACCGGTTCGCGGTCCTGACCCCGGGATCGCTGATTGCCCCGGTGGTGCCTGATCCCCACGCAATCGCCGCCGCCGGCGGTTTCGCCGCCATGGCCCTGTTCGAGGGCGTGGCCAAGGGCGTAGCCGAGGTGATGTTCCAGGACAACAGCGTCACCGGCATCATCTTCATCGTGGCCATCCTGGCCAATTCGCGCATCTCCGCCGTGTTCGCGGTCCTGGGCTCCCTGGTCGGGCTCCTGACCGGCCTGGCCCTGGGTGCGGGGGAAACGCCCCTGCGCCTTGGCCTCTACGGCTACAATTCCGTGCTGTGCGCCATCGCCCTCGGCGGCGTCTTCTACTTCCTCACCTGGAAGTCGGTCGTCTACGCCCTGGGCTGCATGATCCTCGGGGCCATCGCCACCGCCTCCATCAGCGTCTTCCTCTCGCCCATAGGCATGCCCGCCCTGACCTGGCCGTTCATCATGGTCACCTGGTTTTTCCTGTTCGCGGGCAGCCTGTTTAAGAACCTGAAGGAAGTTCCGGCGGAAAAATGCGGCACGCCCGAACACAACCTCCGCCTGGAGGAGGCCGGAGCCATTTCGCCGTCGTAG